The following are encoded together in the Eptesicus fuscus isolate TK198812 chromosome 16, DD_ASM_mEF_20220401, whole genome shotgun sequence genome:
- the LOC129151817 gene encoding protein Daple-like yields the protein MELTSRDPRPNQRFHQHVNNDVNLRIENLTILVRHIKTFYQEVLKQLIVMSLPDVLMIGKDPLSAKSMEEMKKMLVLVLGCAVQCDRKGEFFDKIQKLDIETQAGIMAHIREVTHHQESLFDLQRLEVPDMALEELQSLSRNMAFQLRRLVDERDSCRELIVTLTLARDTSSRPSEDTQHLAVELADTKARLRSIRQKLYKDKLQHEAALEQLGRLLNTEQEALQQEQRTSAMAAEENQRLQRELDSGSPVSRGSWREKTVTCRAKSTG from the exons ATGGAACTCACCAGCAG AGACCCCAGGCCTAATCAGCGCTTCCACCAGCATGTGAACAACGATGTGAACCTCCGCATTGAGAACTTGACCATCCTGGTCAGACACATTAAGACCTTCTACCAG GAAGTTCTCAAGCAACTGATTGTAATGAGCTTGCCAGATGTTTTGATGATTGGCAAAGACCCGCTGTCTG CAAAGAGCATGGAGGAGATGAAGAAgatgctggtgctggtgctgggctgTGCTGTCCAG TGCGACAGGAAAGGGGAGTTTTTTGACAAAATACAAAAGCTGGACATTGAGACCCAGGCCGGGATCATGGCCCATATCCGGGAG GTGACCCACCACCAGGAGAGCCTGTTTGACCTGCAGAGGCTGGAGGTCCCAGACATGGCCCTGGAGGAGCTGCAGTCCCTCTCGAGGAACATGGCGTTTCAGCTCAGGAGGCTGGTGGATGAGCGAGACAGTTGCAGGGAG CTGATCGTGACCCTGACCCTGGCGCGGGACACCAGCAGCCGCCCCAGCGAGGACACGCAGCACCTGGCGGTGGAGCTGGCAGACACCAAGGCCAGGCTGCGCAGCATCAGGCAGAAGCT CTACAAGGACAAGCTCCAACATGAGGCGGcgctggagcagctggggaggcTCTTGAACACGGAGCAGGAGGCTCTGCAGCAGGAGCAGAGGACGAGCGCCATGGCCGCCGAGGAGAATCAGAGGCTGCAGCGAGAGCTGGACAG